The Cydia amplana chromosome 21, ilCydAmpl1.1, whole genome shotgun sequence genome includes a window with the following:
- the LOC134657925 gene encoding uncharacterized protein LOC134657925 — protein MYRISVLLGWYLFIGFYGICKSVAEQTPVTFTFKEYQYKDSPKNEMTFREFETACEQSSACSHMTGLARTRCVRECVSPSCYRELYQTDPLEDGEIDVRLNSFKGCFIQRSGRTRN, from the exons ATGTACCGAATATCTGTGTTACTTGGATGGTACTTATTTATAGGATTTTATGGGATTTGTAAAAGTGTTGCTGAACAAACTCCAGTGACTTTTACGTTTAAAGAATATCAGTATAAAGATTCCCCTAAAAAC GAAATGACATTTCGGGAGTTTGAAACCGCTTGTGAACAGAGCAGTGCCTGTAGCCACATGACCGGCCTTGCTCGAACTCGTTGCGTGAGGGAGTGTGTCTCCCCTTCGTGTTACAGGGAACTTTATCAAACGGACCCG CTTGAGGATGGTGAAATAGACGTGCGATTGAACTCCTTCAAAGGTTGCTTCATTCAAAGAAGTGGCAGAACTAGAAACTGA